The stretch of DNA CTGATGGCTAAAGCTCATTTGAGTATCATTTTGTAGCGCTTTTGGGCGGCGTTTGACCATTGGTGCATCACGTCCTGTTTACGTCGGGAATCTTTCCAGACCGGAGTCAAAGCTTCCAGCTCTTTCTCAGTCAAGGGGGGGCGGCAGAGTTCATCGGCGACGACCGGATTTCCTGTCCGGCACTGCTGCCAGGCGGCCTTCAGGTCGGAATGGGCGTCAATCAGCCATACCCCCATCAGATCATTCAGGAGGTTCCAGCGGCGGGTCGCCAGTTCATTGTCATAGGCCAGGCCCGCCGGGAAATCATAGGGATTGGGTTTAGGCGCATCCGCGTCGGCGTAAAGGGCCTTGAGCACCGGCATGCGATACAGGTTGTGTTGCTGCCCGTTCACCCCGACCGGTTGATACAGGAGCCGCTGACCTGCCGGCGAAAGCGTGAATTCCATAAACAGTTTGGCCAGTCCGGGCTGTTTAGCCCCCCGGAGCATGGCAATGGGATCCGGCCCGATGATGGTCTCCTTTTGAGGTAAGACCAGGGCGAGCGCATCATTGCCCACCGACTTGATCACCGTCTGGGCATATTGGTCGATCACCATGCCGGCCGCAATATCGCCGGCTGCCACTTCACGGGGCACGGTTCCACCGGCCTCGCCGAAGTTCCGCACGTTGGCGCAGATCCGGGCGATGATCGGCCAGCCTTTTTCGAAGCCGTAGGATTGGAGGATGATTTCATAACACATGTGAACCGATCCGCTGGAGCGGGGGTCACCCGAGCCTACCCATGAAAAGTACTCCGGGCGTGCGAGATCATTCCAGGAAGCGGGGACCGGCAGCCCAAGGCGTTGGACCAGGGGGCGGTTATATAGAATCCCGAAACTGCTCAGGGTGACGCCATACCAGCGTTGGCCGGGGTCCAGGACCGGGGAGCCGGCACAGGTCGCAGGGATGTCGGACAGGAGGGCAGGATCCAATTCCGTTTTGGCCAGCCAGTTCTTTTGAATGGCAGTGAGGTAGGGGGCCACCCCGCCGCCGAACAGGAGGTCCACCCCGGGTTGGTCAGGAGAGGCGGCAAAGCGGGATTCGAGTTCCTTCATGATCTTCGAGGCGCCCCCCACATCCAACCATTGAATCGCCACGTCCCGCTGATACCGGGTGCGCATCCATTCTGTAAACCCGCGTGAATATTCCAGCCGGACCTCCCGGCGATGGGGCGAAATGATCGTAAGGGTTTCGCCAGCCACCGCGACTGGTTGGGAGGAACTGCGTCGGCCCGTCATGAACAGGAAGGGCAAGGCGGCAATCAGGACAAATAGAATAATGGCGAAACGGCGCATGCGGGTGCTATATCTTCCTCACTAGGCCTCAACGAAGCCGAATTCTTAGACAGAATAAACAAAATATACAAAATAGTTCCTTGGGTCGCCAACCATTCTGGTTATTCTGTTCATTATGTCAAAATCATCTTCTGTACATGTAAAAGATTACTCCAGTTCAGCGACGTCGCCATATTTCGGCACGGAGGCGGAGAGGCGTTTTTCCTGGCGGAGGGTTTCCGCAAAATGGTGCGCCGTTTCAGGTTCCCCGTGAGTGACGAAAATGTTGCGAGGTACTGGAGCGCCTACCCGGGACAGCCATTGCAGGAGTTCATTGCGATCCCCGTGTGCGGAAAATCCTGAAATTTGCTCGAGTTTGGCCTTCACGATGTGTGGCTGACCAAAAAGCCGGACGGGCGAGACGCCGTTAAGCAACAGCCGGCCCAGTGTGCCGTTCGCCTGGTAGCCCACAAATAAAATGGTGCTTTCCGAGCGGCTGAGGTTGTTGGCCAGGTGATGCTTGATGCGGCCCCCGGTACACATTCCGGCGCCGGCCATGACCACCACCGTCCCCTTGATGGAGTTGATCGCTTTGGAGGCGTCAACCGTTTGCACCATTTCCAGGCCGGGGAAGTGAAAGGGGGATTCCTTGTCACGGACCAGCCGGTTCATATCGGTGTCCAGGATATCCATATTCTTCTCGAAGATTTTAGACACCGTCACGGCCATGGGGCTGTCCAGAAACGCGATGATGTTGGGAATGCATTTGGCTTTGAGCAATGCGCTCAAGTAATAGAGCACTTCCTGCGCCCGTTCGATGGCAAAGGTGGGAATGATCAGGTTCCCGCCCCGCTGGACGGTATCCTTCAGGATCTGGCAGAGTCGCTCGCCGATCAGTTCGGTGTTCTCGTGGAGCCGGTCACCGTAGGTCGATTCCATCACGACATAATCGGCGGCGGGACAGAAATCCGGGTCCTCCAGGATGGGCCGGTTCCAGCGTCCGATATCGCCGGAGAACACAATCGACCGGCCGTTGGCTTTGATCTGGATGGAGGCGGAGCCCAGGATATGGCCGGCATCCGTGAAGGTGGCGTCAATCCCCTCCGCAATGGGGACCACTTGCCGGTAGCGGACGGGCGAGAAATGCGAGCAACACTGCTCCACATCGGCGAGGGTATACAACGGCTCCAGGGGCCGTGGGTTCGGGCGCTGCTCCTTGGCATGGCGCTTCTTTTTGAAGGCCACATCTTCAGCCTGTATTTTCGCGGAATCCATCAGAACGGTTTTAGCGATCTCCGCCGTCGGGCCGGTCGCGAAAATGGACCCCTTGAACCCATCACGGACCAATCGGGGAAGAAGTCCGCAGTGGTCAATATGGGCGTGGGTCAGGAGCACCGTGTCAATGCTGGACGGAGGGACCGGGAAGGGGCCCCAGTTGCGATCAGCCAGTGCGCGTTCCTGGTACATGCCGCAATCAATGAGCAGCCGCTTTCCGTTGATGTCCAGCAGATAGCGCGAGCCGGTGACATTTTCCGCCGCTCCGAGAAATGTGAGTTTTGCAAACATAGTATTGATGTCTCCTTTGGCTGAGTTGGATATTTAACATGGATGGACAGGATTTACAGGATAATTCGATATTCACGCTCCTCAGAACAATCAGTCCGGCCAAATCAGGAAGGCCCGCGCACGCATACATGTATACGGGCCAATGAAAGCGCCTTGAAAGTGGCCGGTTTTGACTCTCTGAACCTGGTAAATCAAATATGGCGAGAAAAATATATAGCGTAAGTTGCTTGTGTGGAGTGGTTTAAGAAAAGTCCAGCCAGCTGGACTGGGGATCGGATTCAGCCGCAAACGATTCAGGGAGCTGTTTGCGATACCTGGCTTAGCCCCGGCATCGCCTATTGGAAGCCCCGCCCGCGCGCATGTATATGCGGGTCTTTTTCATCGAACCGGCTTTTTTTACAATTCATCCAACGGGCTCTCCGCCGTCGAATCCATGCCCCGGATGACGTGGGTGTAGATCATGGTGGTTTCCACACTTTCATGGCCTAGGTATTTCTGGACCTCCCGGATATTGACTCCTTTAAGAAGCATATGGGTGGCAAAGGAATGGCGCAGGCAGTGAATGGAGGCGGGCTTATCGATTCCGGCCTTCCTGACGGCATCCCTCATGATCCGTTGTGGCACCTGGTCACTGATATGATGGCGTCGGACCACTCCGCTCCGTGGGTCGACCGCAAGATCGCCTGCGGGAAACAGATACTGCCAACCGAATTCTTTCGGGGCCATTGGATATTTCCGGTCCAGGGCAAAAGGGAGGTACACGGCGCCGTGTCCTGCCGCCAGGTCCTGATCGTGTATCCGCTTCACCTCCTTGATCTGTTCATGAAGGGGTTCATCCAGTTTGCGGGGCAGCAAGGTACCTCGATCCTTGTTCCCTTTGGCGGCCCTGACAATGATTAAATGGTTGGCGAAATCAAAATCCTTGACCCTTAAGCGGGTCAGCTCTGATACCCTTAATCCGGCGCCATAAGCGAGTTGCAGTAAAAGGCGATCATCTGGATGAGCCGTCTTGATGACTTCCCGCACTTCATCGATGCTCAATACTAGCGGGAGCCGGGATCCTTCCTTTGCCCGGACACTCTTCATGTCCAGGTTTTCCTGTTTCAAAACTTCACGGAGAAGAAACAATAATGCCGAGAAAGCCTGGTTCTGGGTAGATGCCGCCACGTTCTGTTGGGTGGCCAGGGATGAGAGAAAAGCACGGGCGGCATCAGCTTTTTGCCAATCCAAATCACGATTCAAGGCATAACCCATATACCGGCGAACCCAGTCGAGGTAAGTTTGCTCAGTTCGGTAGGAATAGTGGCGGACTCGAATTAACTCCCGCATCTGATCATAGATGCGATCAGCTTCGGAAATCGCCTTTTCTTGATCATCCGTATTAATTGGTTCCTTATTGGCCGAGGGCACAAACACCTTCACATACAGCTCGACGGCCTTGAGCGCCTGCCGGATTTGCCAATCTTGAATGGACTGGTTTTTTGATAAAAGATTTTCGAACGCCTGAATCCGGTCTCGAGCGGAGGTAGCAATGTCGGGCAAGTTCGCCGTGAGAAACCTCTGAACCCATTGCACATAGAATGGGATGTTGCGTTCGTTTGCTAAATTACGTTCTTTAATATATCTTGCAAACGGTTCGAGATCAAATGCTTGCATGCAACCTCCTTGACGTATAATGCTGATTTCTTTCATTAGGCATCACAACGTATAATGCCTCCATATCCTAGTATAACGTCAAAACTAGTCGTTTATTGCATTTTAAACGCCGGAATTTCGATGGCGACGTATAATGTCTGTCAGAAGAGCAATTGCGTCATCGCAAAATCACGAATCCAGCCCCGACTTAGTCCGTTTAAGAAGAGGAGGCTGGCGAGGTGTGTTTTCGTTATGGGTTGAGAGACTGGCAGTTAGGAGAATGGCTTGACCTTGATGGGGGTGCCACCTACCATCCTTAGTCAGTTGGGCAGGTGCCTGACAACAAAGGAAGCGTCAGAAGCCATTCCGAAAAAGAAATCGGAAATCCTGTTATGACGCAGACTATATGTTGGCGGCAGAAAATGAAAGGAGATGGTATGACGAAGGTACGATTGATGATGGTGTTTGTGGCAGTAGGTGTTTGTGTGGCAGTGCAGTGCATGGCTCTGGACAAGGTGCAGGGTGCCGACAAGATTCCCGCTGTCCAGGGGATGAATGAGAACTACACCATACAACTCCAAGGGAACTACTTAGACTGCGCTCCCTTGGCCTTGATCCTCACGGGTTCAGGCCCTGAGTTCAGTATTAGCCTCCCGGAACCTAGGGTTACCTTCTCGGCCACATTGAAATCCAGCGCGGGGTCGGTTGAGATCAGTTACAGACTCTCATTCGATGTGCTAGCGACGAATGGAGTTATGCGTGTCGGTCTCGCTGGACCCCACCAGCAGGAACAAGAAGTTGCTAGCGTTGAGTTCCGGAGGTCCGAAGTAAAAGGGTCTGCTCTTGTCGAGGATGGCAAGCCTGTGGCAATCGTGACGATGAATCAGAGGAAGCTAGAACTGACGGTTGCGAAAAGCAAGGCCCCCTCCTCTGAGAAGAAGTAGCAGGACGCACGGAAACAAGTCGCCAACAAGTTTTTCGAACGCGACGGCTCGCACGCTCGCCGCGGTTCAAAAACGCCGTTCGGCCAAAGGAAAAGATAAATGGATTCAGGTGCACTCATTATGGCCCTCATTATATTCCCAATTTACTGGGGAATATATTCTGCAATCCGTGCGCGCGCCTATGGCTTGCTTTGCCTGATTCTGGTCATTTTATTGAGTTCGTTTGGTGGGTGTGTTTTGTTCATGAGAAATTGGAAGATTGCCACCTACGACCAACCAGCAGCAGTTTGGGGACGAAACATTTTCATTCTCGGCATTTTGGTCGCGATCGTGACGTCGATAGTAGCAGTTAGAAAAACCCGAACGCCGAAAAGAAAACCATTGTTCGAAAATTCAGAAGAAAATAGGATCAAAGCCGAACAAGGCGTTCCAACAATACCTCGTGCCCCGCAGGAGGGGCACTCGGATGTTGAACGCTAACGTTGGCGTAAAGAAACATGACGAACGAGATTATAGCTTCTGCTTTTGAAAAGGCCGCTTCGGGGAATGACCAAGCGCTTACTGAAATAGTTCTCGATGGCGGTCCAATGTGGCCGCAACTCGTCTTTGCGGCGTGGGCCGTCCTCGTTATTGTCGGCCCTCTGCTAAGCATATACCTTTGCATATGTGCGTGGCGAAGAAAGAGGCAAGGGCGGACAAGTCCTTGGACCACCCGAACCATACTCACCTGCGCTTTGTTGATCTTCATGACGGCCAGCGTATACGTGTTTAATGAACTCAGTTCAGCTTTCTATGTACTTGCCACAACTCCGCTCGGGACGGCTCAGGCAGCTATGCTCTCGATGGCGATTTGTCACGACTGTAACGGCCTCCTTGTAAGTTGCGTGGGGATCGCTGTTTGCCTCCTCTGCGTTTGTTGGTTGCCTCCAACGGATTTACGGGCGAAGGGCGCCAACAAAGCCTCGACTTCTGAACCCGCGCCAGGCGCGGCTTCCTCATCGCATCAAGGCTGACGTTCGAGAAAGATATTATGAAAACAAAACTTAACGCCACTATGATCAGCATAGCCGTTACAATCCTTGTGTTAGTTGCTGTAGCTGCCATTGCGAAGGGATGCGGGATGTCTGCCCATGAAGTTTACATGGTAGTGAAAACTGTGATTACCTGCCTTGCGGGAGTATTGTGTTATTTAATTGGTGCAGGCGTCATCTCAGGCAAAGGTGGGCTTGATGAAATGCGGCTGAAATACGGAACAGCCCTTAAGATTGCGGGACCTTTTATGGTCATATACGGAGTGGCGAAGCTTATTCACTCTCTTTGAAATGATTCTCGAACCACACAATTCTGGCTATCGTCGCTCCGCTCCTCAGCCAGATTGTGAACGTTCTGCATGAAAAGAACTTCTTGAATCATAATGCTATAAGAAATACGCTATCAATATGGATGAGATTAAATTCGCCTGGGATAAGGAGAAGGCAAAGGCCAATGTTCTCAAACACCATGTCTCATTTGAAGAGGCAACATCGGTGTTTGCTGATGAAAATGCCCGACTGAAGCATGATCCTGAACATTCGGATGAAGAAGACCGGTTCATCATCCTTGGATTCAGCTCAACGCTTCGCATTTTGGTCGTGTGTCATGTGTGTCGGCAGGGCGATCAGGTGATTAGGATAATTTCGGCTCGCAAAGCGACCCGTAATGAACGCAAACAATATGGGAGGGAATATGAAAAAGGAATATGATTTTTCGGATTCGGTTCGCAATCCGTATGCCAAGTTTTTCAGGAAACAGGTTACCATGCGTTTGGGGACTGATGTCATTGAATATTTCAAGGCTTTGGCAAAAGAAACCGGGGTGCCGTACCAAAACCTGATTAACTTGTATCT from bacterium encodes:
- a CDS encoding integron integrase, with the protein product MQAFDLEPFARYIKERNLANERNIPFYVQWVQRFLTANLPDIATSARDRIQAFENLLSKNQSIQDWQIRQALKAVELYVKVFVPSANKEPINTDDQEKAISEADRIYDQMRELIRVRHYSYRTEQTYLDWVRRYMGYALNRDLDWQKADAARAFLSSLATQQNVAASTQNQAFSALLFLLREVLKQENLDMKSVRAKEGSRLPLVLSIDEVREVIKTAHPDDRLLLQLAYGAGLRVSELTRLRVKDFDFANHLIIVRAAKGNKDRGTLLPRKLDEPLHEQIKEVKRIHDQDLAAGHGAVYLPFALDRKYPMAPKEFGWQYLFPAGDLAVDPRSGVVRRHHISDQVPQRIMRDAVRKAGIDKPASIHCLRHSFATHMLLKGVNIREVQKYLGHESVETTMIYTHVIRGMDSTAESPLDEL
- a CDS encoding BrnT family toxin, with protein sequence MDEIKFAWDKEKAKANVLKHHVSFEEATSVFADENARLKHDPEHSDEEDRFIILGFSSTLRILVVCHVCRQGDQVIRIISARKATRNERKQYGREYEKGI
- a CDS encoding MBL fold metallo-hydrolase encodes the protein MFAKLTFLGAAENVTGSRYLLDINGKRLLIDCGMYQERALADRNWGPFPVPPSSIDTVLLTHAHIDHCGLLPRLVRDGFKGSIFATGPTAEIAKTVLMDSAKIQAEDVAFKKKRHAKEQRPNPRPLEPLYTLADVEQCCSHFSPVRYRQVVPIAEGIDATFTDAGHILGSASIQIKANGRSIVFSGDIGRWNRPILEDPDFCPAADYVVMESTYGDRLHENTELIGERLCQILKDTVQRGGNLIIPTFAIERAQEVLYYLSALLKAKCIPNIIAFLDSPMAVTVSKIFEKNMDILDTDMNRLVRDKESPFHFPGLEMVQTVDASKAINSIKGTVVVMAGAGMCTGGRIKHHLANNLSRSESTILFVGYQANGTLGRLLLNGVSPVRLFGQPHIVKAKLEQISGFSAHGDRNELLQWLSRVGAPVPRNIFVTHGEPETAHHFAETLRQEKRLSASVPKYGDVAELE
- a CDS encoding CopG family antitoxin, with protein sequence MKKEYDFSDSVRNPYAKFFRKQVTMRLGTDVIEYFKALAKETGVPYQNLINLYLRECAHSGKKLALKWAS
- a CDS encoding extracellular solute-binding protein, which codes for MRRFAIILFVLIAALPFLFMTGRRSSSQPVAVAGETLTIISPHRREVRLEYSRGFTEWMRTRYQRDVAIQWLDVGGASKIMKELESRFAASPDQPGVDLLFGGGVAPYLTAIQKNWLAKTELDPALLSDIPATCAGSPVLDPGQRWYGVTLSSFGILYNRPLVQRLGLPVPASWNDLARPEYFSWVGSGDPRSSGSVHMCYEIILQSYGFEKGWPIIARICANVRNFGEAGGTVPREVAAGDIAAGMVIDQYAQTVIKSVGNDALALVLPQKETIIGPDPIAMLRGAKQPGLAKLFMEFTLSPAGQRLLYQPVGVNGQQHNLYRMPVLKALYADADAPKPNPYDFPAGLAYDNELATRRWNLLNDLMGVWLIDAHSDLKAAWQQCRTGNPVVADELCRPPLTEKELEALTPVWKDSRRKQDVMHQWSNAAQKRYKMILK